One part of the Pseudoalteromonas ulvae UL12 genome encodes these proteins:
- a CDS encoding IS110-like element ISPtu2 family transposase, whose amino-acid sequence MKTNTNQNINVGVDTGKFQLDIYIRPLDIYFTVKNDEKGIAEAIKKIKIHSPNRIIIEATGRLEMPFIIACAKANLPFVIANPIHIKRFAGAIGQRAKTDKLDAQLIAHYGEAIKPTLSTLKPDIMQIMSDLVARRNQLLVMQTMEKNRLQILPKELISTIKPILTAFKNQIEKIENKILKLIESCPEYSAKNTILQSMKGIGKIAAASIISNLPELGYMSNKEAGALVGVAPMNRESGRYKGLRKIQGGRHQVRTVLYMAMMSAIQSNPVFKSTYQRLVAAGKPKKVALIACVRKMIVILNSMLRDGVMWEAPKV is encoded by the coding sequence ATGAAAACAAATACTAATCAAAACATTAATGTCGGTGTCGATACCGGCAAATTTCAACTCGATATTTATATTCGCCCTCTTGATATCTATTTCACCGTTAAGAACGATGAAAAAGGGATTGCAGAGGCTATTAAAAAAATCAAAATACACTCTCCAAACCGCATCATTATTGAAGCCACTGGCCGCCTTGAAATGCCCTTTATTATTGCATGTGCAAAGGCCAATTTACCCTTTGTCATTGCCAACCCAATACACATAAAACGCTTTGCTGGCGCCATTGGTCAACGCGCTAAAACCGACAAGCTAGATGCACAGTTGATTGCACATTATGGCGAAGCAATTAAACCCACACTCTCCACCCTAAAGCCTGACATCATGCAGATTATGAGTGATTTGGTTGCCAGAAGAAATCAGCTGTTAGTCATGCAAACGATGGAAAAAAACCGCCTGCAAATTTTACCAAAAGAGCTGATTTCAACCATCAAACCTATTTTAACAGCCTTTAAAAATCAGATTGAAAAAATTGAAAATAAAATTCTAAAACTCATTGAATCATGCCCTGAATATTCAGCCAAAAACACGATCCTACAAAGCATGAAAGGCATTGGTAAAATTGCCGCTGCCTCCATCATCAGTAACTTACCTGAGCTTGGCTATATGTCGAATAAAGAAGCCGGTGCATTGGTTGGCGTTGCGCCTATGAATCGCGAAAGTGGCCGCTATAAAGGGCTTCGAAAAATTCAAGGTGGGCGGCATCAAGTACGCACCGTTTTATACATGGCGATGATGTCAGCCATCCAATCAAACCCTGTTTTTAAATCAACTTATCAGCGATTAGTTGCTGCTGGGAAACCGAAAAAAGTAGCGCTTATTGCGTGTGTCAGGAAGATGATTGTGATCTTAAATTCGATGCTCAGAGACGGAGTTATGTGGGAAGCGCCAAAAGTTTAA
- a CDS encoding DUF4062 domain-containing protein, whose protein sequence is MANPRVFISSTYYDLKHVRASMDIFIESLGYETVLSEKGNIAYAPDMPLDESCYKEISSTDIFVLIVGGRYGSETSEGDRKKDKEFFDRYESVTKKEFEEANKRDVPTYILIESSVYSEYQTYLRNKKNENISYAHVDSVNIFKFIEKILSLPRNNATKTFEKFSDIESWLREQWAGLFRDLLQRMSEQKKFTELSHQVDGLKEINTTLKTYLESVMQFVSPDKSSEIIKSEHKRLDDLHRIEQVKTSDLGRFLNKKYGLPVEIIIEEIVNAKSGIGFAKSLSKYEETGKHSRDIVEVFEEYSKATDDLNDLRKLFDLSSLRKPPKKSSKDARKLG, encoded by the coding sequence TTGGCAAATCCTCGGGTTTTTATTAGTTCAACATATTATGATTTAAAGCATGTCAGAGCCTCTATGGATATATTTATTGAATCCTTGGGGTATGAAACTGTATTGTCAGAAAAAGGAAATATTGCTTACGCACCAGATATGCCGTTAGATGAATCTTGTTACAAAGAGATCTCTAGCACCGATATTTTTGTTTTAATTGTTGGCGGAAGATATGGCTCTGAAACTAGTGAAGGAGACAGAAAAAAAGATAAAGAGTTCTTTGATAGATACGAGAGTGTTACAAAAAAAGAATTTGAAGAGGCTAACAAGCGTGATGTACCAACCTATATTTTAATTGAAAGTAGTGTTTATTCTGAATACCAAACATATTTACGTAATAAGAAAAATGAGAATATATCTTATGCGCATGTTGATTCAGTGAATATATTCAAATTTATTGAAAAAATCCTTTCTCTCCCTAGAAATAATGCAACTAAAACTTTTGAAAAGTTTTCGGATATTGAAAGTTGGCTCAGAGAACAATGGGCAGGTTTATTTCGTGATCTTCTACAGAGAATGTCTGAACAAAAGAAATTTACTGAGCTATCTCATCAAGTTGATGGATTAAAAGAAATAAATACAACTCTGAAGACTTACTTGGAATCTGTTATGCAATTTGTTTCTCCTGATAAATCAAGTGAAATAATAAAATCAGAACACAAACGATTAGATGATTTACATCGAATAGAACAAGTTAAAACAAGTGACTTGGGCCGTTTTCTAAATAAAAAATACGGCCTTCCTGTTGAAATTATTATAGAGGAAATTGTTAATGCTAAATCTGGAATTGGTTTTGCGAAGTCTTTATCAAAGTACGAAGAAACAGGAAAACACTCTCGAGATATCGTTGAAGTTTTTGAAGAATATTCAAAGGCAACAGATGATCTAAATGATCTTAGGAAACTATTTGACTTGAGTTCATTGCGGAAACCACCTAAAAAATCATCTAAGGACGCTCGCAAGCTCGGGTAA
- a CDS encoding alpha-amylase family glycosyl hydrolase, whose translation MYSVDKTVEVWRNRLYDISWYMRNLNEFIAREANKEDNCTGRFWEGRFKSQALLDEQAVLSCMMYVDLNPIRAKMAKSLQGSDFTSIQERIQHYKKQSTSENTEQITPQPKQLMAFGSNANNQTIPFKLLDYLELADWSGRHFDPKKRGAICKTQPKILVELGIETAVWLEAVHNFRRQYSNFAGQPSALRQCAHQHQQSWYRGVG comes from the coding sequence ATGTACAGCGTCGATAAAACGGTCGAAGTGTGGCGAAATCGGCTTTACGACATCAGTTGGTACATGCGAAACCTAAATGAATTTATAGCCAGAGAAGCCAATAAAGAAGACAACTGCACAGGCCGATTCTGGGAGGGCAGATTTAAATCACAAGCATTATTGGACGAGCAAGCAGTACTCAGTTGTATGATGTACGTCGATTTAAACCCAATCAGAGCCAAAATGGCGAAAAGCCTGCAAGGCAGCGATTTTACGTCAATTCAAGAGCGCATTCAGCATTATAAAAAACAGTCCACGTCAGAAAACACGGAACAAATCACACCACAACCAAAGCAGCTTATGGCGTTTGGCAGTAACGCAAACAACCAAACCATTCCTTTTAAGTTACTGGATTACTTAGAGCTTGCCGATTGGAGTGGCCGACATTTTGACCCCAAAAAGCGCGGTGCTATCTGCAAAACTCAACCCAAAATATTAGTGGAATTGGGGATTGAAACTGCGGTCTGGCTTGAAGCTGTACATAACTTCAGGCGGCAATATAGCAATTTCGCAGGCCAACCGAGTGCACTCAGACAATGTGCTCATCAGCATCAGCAAAGTTGGTATCGCGGAGTCGGTTGA
- a CDS encoding alpha-amylase family glycosyl hydrolase, whose translation MYSVDKTVEVWRNRLYDISWYMRNLNEFIAREANKEDNCTGRFWEGRFKSQALLDEQAVLSCMMYVDLNPIRAKMAKSLQGSDFTSIQERIQHYKKQSTSENTEQITPQPKQLMAFGSNANNQTIPFKLLDYLELADWSGRHFDPKKRGAICKTQPKILVELGIETAVWLEAVHNFRRQYSNFAGQPSALRQCAHQHQQSWYRGVG comes from the coding sequence ATGTACAGCGTCGATAAAACGGTCGAAGTGTGGCGAAATCGGCTTTACGACATCAGTTGGTACATGCGAAACCTAAATGAATTTATAGCCAGAGAAGCCAATAAAGAAGACAACTGCACAGGCCGATTCTGGGAGGGCAGATTTAAATCACAAGCATTATTGGACGAGCAAGCAGTACTCAGTTGTATGATGTACGTCGATTTAAACCCAATCAGAGCCAAAATGGCGAAAAGCCTGCAAGGCAGCGATTTTACGTCAATTCAAGAGCGCATTCAGCATTATAAAAAACAGTCCACGTCAGAAAACACGGAACAAATCACACCACAACCAAAGCAGCTTATGGCGTTTGGCAGTAACGCAAACAACCAAACCATTCCTTTTAAGTTACTGGATTACTTAGAGCTTGCCGATTGGAGTGGCCGACATTTTGACCCCAAAAAGCGCGGTGCTATCTGCAAAACTCAACCCAAAATATTAGTGGAATTGGGGATTGAAACTGCGGTCTGGCTTGAAGCTGTACATAACTTCAGGCGGCAATATAGCAATTTCGCAGGCCAACCGAGTGCACTCAGACAATGTGCTCATCAGCATCAGCAAAGCTGGTATCGCGGAGTCGGCTAA
- a CDS encoding efflux RND transporter permease subunit, translated as MSALHEHQKSVMDIFVTRPLLAIVLSLLIMLGGMYSASHISVQQFPKIESTSLVIDTVYTGASAQVVKGYITEPIERIAATVPGVDYVDSATIAGSSKVTAWLSLNYDTTAALAELSAKLSQIKFELPQGAQDPAISIVRADRQNALFYLDIAAKGIPRHEVTDYFSRNVVPYLSDISGVQKVTLEGGRNPAMRIWIDPDKLAVFDLNANDVMAALRANNTIATLGYSENGRQRVDLMSNTILSTVDEFKQLVVATRDDVQIHLADVAEVEVSEEEGIVDARLNHDQTIFIAVWPLPGSNEIEIGDALYEKLDQLNQRLPNGMQVGVGYDGTLYMRDAIKEIFTTLVETVLLVGIVIIVMMGSLRTALVPLVTIPISILGAIGVMSLVGFSLNLLTILAIVLSVGLVVDDAIVVVENVARHMREGKSRFEAALLSSRQLLVPVIAMTLTLAAVYAPIGFLSGLTGFLFREFAFTLAVAVLISGVVAITLSPIMSAYVSPVGGREGKLTRAINHGFDRLQQRYIKALDRLFTWRAQVMFCAIIFSLLVVPFYMLSQQELAPVEDQSGINVVVTAPPEASLAYTTNHMHRVVDVMNSVDGSKFTWQIVFKNAGFGGVELKEFDQRTQSVHEILPELFGKLGSVSELNLFPVLSPALPTAGQFDLEVVFRGSDSYEQMREYAEQIMAQAYQSGSFMFVDTDLKIDLPQSQLIFDKVMMADLGLTAASVNDQLSVLLSNNYVNQYNDNGKAYRVIPVVMGEDRFNPELILDLEITTAKGETVTLSSFAEVQPMVGPRVLGSFNQQQSFRIYGGVLPHITKEQALAQIEAVAREILPANYSIDYAGESREMRKEGNTMITVLLISLVVVYFVLAIQFNSFRDPLVVLLGCVPLALSGALMLAFLGLTSINLYSQIGLITLIGLIAKNGILIVEFANHMQLTGMEKLAAVKAAASTRLRPILMTTAATVLGHFPLVLVTGAGAEARNSIGIILVAGMIIGTVFTLIVLPILYHWLATDHRAQLQDDAQADRVDNQFQQST; from the coding sequence ATGAGCGCTTTACACGAACATCAAAAATCGGTGATGGACATCTTTGTTACACGCCCGTTGCTGGCCATTGTACTCTCTTTATTGATTATGTTGGGCGGCATGTACTCTGCCTCGCATATTTCGGTTCAACAATTCCCCAAAATTGAAAGCACTTCGCTGGTTATTGATACTGTGTATACCGGTGCATCTGCGCAGGTGGTCAAAGGGTATATCACTGAACCGATTGAGCGAATTGCAGCCACTGTGCCAGGCGTGGATTATGTCGACTCAGCCACCATTGCAGGTAGCAGTAAAGTCACTGCGTGGTTGTCTCTTAATTACGATACCACTGCCGCTTTAGCGGAATTATCGGCGAAATTGAGCCAAATAAAGTTTGAGCTGCCACAAGGCGCGCAAGATCCAGCCATTTCGATAGTCAGAGCGGATCGTCAGAATGCGTTATTTTATTTAGATATTGCAGCAAAAGGGATCCCCCGTCACGAAGTGACTGATTATTTCAGCCGAAACGTTGTCCCTTATTTAAGTGATATTTCAGGTGTGCAAAAAGTCACCTTAGAAGGGGGTCGTAATCCCGCGATGCGCATTTGGATTGATCCCGATAAATTAGCGGTATTTGACCTAAATGCCAATGATGTTATGGCGGCTTTACGTGCAAACAACACTATTGCCACCCTTGGCTACAGCGAAAATGGCAGGCAGCGTGTTGATCTGATGTCAAACACTATTCTTAGCACTGTCGATGAGTTCAAACAATTGGTCGTAGCAACCCGCGACGATGTCCAAATCCACTTAGCGGATGTCGCTGAAGTTGAAGTCAGTGAAGAAGAAGGCATTGTTGATGCTCGTCTAAATCATGATCAGACCATTTTTATTGCTGTGTGGCCTTTACCTGGTTCTAATGAAATTGAAATTGGCGATGCGCTCTATGAAAAACTCGACCAGCTCAATCAGCGCCTTCCTAATGGCATGCAAGTGGGCGTCGGTTATGACGGTACTTTGTACATGCGTGACGCCATTAAAGAAATATTTACGACATTAGTCGAAACCGTTTTATTGGTCGGCATAGTAATCATCGTGATGATGGGGAGTCTCAGAACGGCATTAGTGCCATTAGTGACCATTCCAATCTCAATTTTAGGCGCAATTGGGGTGATGTCTTTGGTCGGTTTTTCATTAAACCTGTTAACTATTTTGGCCATCGTGTTATCGGTTGGTTTAGTGGTTGATGATGCAATTGTGGTTGTCGAAAATGTCGCCCGTCACATGCGTGAAGGCAAAAGTCGCTTTGAAGCGGCCCTGCTCAGCAGTCGTCAATTACTGGTGCCCGTCATCGCGATGACGCTCACTTTGGCGGCCGTGTACGCACCGATTGGATTTTTGTCGGGTTTAACTGGGTTTTTATTCCGTGAGTTTGCCTTTACACTCGCTGTAGCCGTGTTAATTTCAGGTGTGGTCGCCATCACACTTTCGCCCATTATGAGTGCATATGTCTCCCCTGTAGGTGGTCGTGAAGGAAAACTCACTCGCGCAATCAACCATGGCTTTGACCGCTTACAACAACGCTATATCAAAGCTTTGGATCGCTTGTTTACTTGGCGTGCCCAAGTCATGTTTTGTGCCATTATTTTTAGCTTACTGGTTGTGCCTTTTTACATGTTATCTCAGCAAGAGTTGGCACCTGTCGAAGACCAAAGTGGTATTAATGTCGTCGTCACGGCTCCACCTGAGGCTTCATTGGCGTATACCACCAACCACATGCACCGAGTGGTTGATGTGATGAATTCAGTCGATGGAAGTAAGTTTACTTGGCAAATCGTCTTTAAAAACGCAGGGTTTGGCGGCGTTGAATTAAAAGAATTCGACCAACGTACACAAAGCGTGCATGAGATATTACCTGAGTTATTCGGAAAATTAGGATCAGTCAGCGAATTAAATCTATTTCCTGTTTTGTCCCCTGCATTACCGACTGCCGGACAGTTTGATCTTGAAGTGGTCTTTCGAGGCAGTGATAGCTACGAGCAAATGCGTGAGTACGCCGAACAAATCATGGCGCAAGCATACCAAAGTGGCAGCTTTATGTTCGTTGATACTGATTTAAAGATTGATTTACCTCAAAGTCAGCTGATTTTCGATAAAGTCATGATGGCCGATCTGGGCTTAACCGCCGCGTCCGTCAACGACCAACTGAGTGTGTTGTTATCAAATAACTACGTCAATCAATATAATGATAACGGTAAAGCGTATCGAGTGATCCCTGTGGTAATGGGCGAAGATAGATTTAATCCAGAATTGATCCTTGATTTAGAGATCACCACAGCCAAAGGTGAAACCGTGACGTTGTCCTCTTTTGCTGAGGTACAACCAATGGTCGGCCCTCGTGTATTAGGATCATTCAATCAACAGCAATCGTTCAGAATTTATGGCGGGGTGTTACCTCATATCACCAAAGAGCAGGCTTTAGCTCAGATTGAAGCCGTTGCCCGCGAGATTTTACCAGCCAATTACTCAATTGATTATGCAGGTGAATCACGCGAAATGCGCAAAGAAGGCAATACCATGATTACGGTATTACTGATTTCACTTGTGGTGGTGTATTTTGTCTTAGCGATTCAATTTAATAGTTTTCGTGATCCCTTGGTGGTCTTACTTGGCTGTGTACCATTGGCGTTGTCTGGTGCGTTGATGTTGGCATTTTTAGGTTTGACGTCTATCAACTTGTATTCGCAAATTGGTCTTATCACCCTGATTGGTCTTATCGCTAAAAATGGCATCCTGATTGTTGAGTTTGCAAATCATATGCAGTTGACCGGAATGGAAAAACTGGCCGCAGTGAAAGCAGCCGCGAGCACTCGTTTGCGCCCAATTCTGATGACAACCGCCGCAACTGTATTGGGACACTTCCCTTTAGTGCTGGTCACGGGTGCAGGTGCTGAAGCGCGAAACAGTATCGGAATCATTTTAGTGGCAGGTATGATCATTGGCACAGTGTTTACCTTAATTGTCCTGCCGATTTTATACCACTGGCTCGCGACAGATCATCGAGCGCAACTGCAAGATGATGCACAAGCCGACAGAGTCGATAACCAATTCCAACAATCGACCTAA
- a CDS encoding efflux RND transporter periplasmic adaptor subunit yields MHIRRWALALFITVGTIAGLSFLKFQQVQAAIAFGESFPEPSATVQTTVTKKESFSAQYKVTGQARALQVVALQNQLSGNIVSVNFNAGDIVEAGQVLLSLDTSEEEAQLNAAKATFALAKSTLERNRQMLIGKKVSQQVVDSALADYQIAIANIDNLNSIINKKQVIAPFRGRVGIDTFEVGQFLPNNSPITTLIAQSNQIWVEFKLPQTKTRLAIGDQVWVEQINQHKTNPKISAKVVAKQTQMEANSRHQTYRVVLDNSDDVIAHNELLNIYITQPAQSVIMVPNLAITRTSQGDFVYQLRQDDTNTLRAHKLAVELGPRLGDNQAIISGLESNMLIATIGAFKLSQGLLVYPQTSDTDDTHVPLTQSPEGL; encoded by the coding sequence ATGCATATTCGTCGATGGGCCTTGGCCCTTTTTATTACCGTTGGCACCATTGCGGGCTTGAGCTTTTTAAAATTTCAACAAGTCCAAGCAGCGATTGCATTTGGTGAATCATTCCCTGAGCCTTCAGCAACGGTACAAACTACGGTGACCAAAAAGGAGTCTTTTTCAGCTCAATATAAAGTCACAGGTCAAGCCCGTGCCTTGCAGGTTGTTGCATTACAAAATCAATTATCAGGAAATATTGTCAGTGTTAACTTCAATGCCGGTGATATTGTCGAAGCAGGCCAAGTGCTACTGTCTTTGGATACCAGTGAAGAAGAAGCGCAGCTCAATGCAGCCAAAGCCACTTTTGCTTTAGCTAAGTCAACTTTAGAGAGAAATCGACAAATGTTAATCGGTAAAAAAGTCAGCCAACAAGTGGTTGATTCTGCCTTAGCCGATTATCAAATTGCCATTGCGAACATCGATAACCTCAACAGTATTATTAATAAAAAACAGGTCATTGCACCTTTTCGGGGCCGAGTGGGCATTGACACTTTTGAAGTCGGTCAATTTTTACCGAACAACTCCCCCATCACTACGTTAATTGCTCAAAGCAATCAAATTTGGGTTGAGTTTAAACTTCCGCAGACAAAAACACGTCTTGCGATTGGCGATCAAGTATGGGTTGAGCAAATCAATCAACACAAAACGAATCCAAAAATCAGCGCTAAAGTTGTGGCGAAACAAACACAAATGGAGGCCAATTCGCGTCATCAAACTTATCGCGTTGTGCTCGACAACAGTGACGATGTGATTGCTCATAATGAATTACTGAATATTTATATCACTCAGCCTGCGCAATCGGTCATTATGGTGCCAAATTTGGCGATCACCCGTACAAGCCAAGGTGATTTTGTCTATCAATTACGTCAAGATGACACCAACACTCTCAGAGCGCATAAATTGGCGGTTGAACTTGGCCCACGTCTTGGCGACAATCAAGCCATTATATCGGGTCTTGAAAGCAACATGCTCATTGCCACTATCGGTGCATTCAAATTAAGCCAAGGGTTATTAGTGTATCCGCAAACAAGCGACACCGATGACACCCACGTCCCTCTCACACAATCGCCTGAGGGTTTGTAA
- a CDS encoding TetR/AcrR family transcriptional regulator, whose amino-acid sequence MAPAPKFSMQEQEDIILNAAANCIEKTSLLDFTMSAVAKEAAISMGSIYKHVQCKEDIIFALAIRVFKHYSMIFKEILELPLTTPERIMGITLLNPMKMQLYPFDTHLDAFVANELVVTKTSPLWTERMISAHQHCEEIFYQTMKQAVQNNELICDDENEIEAMIDEINLGGWSLTVGYQNVERITQIRQIALGTAQLHEPVASDSAIVRIFTRLINSYQWQTPLDKAGIEKTVQLLIARNLR is encoded by the coding sequence ATGGCGCCAGCTCCAAAATTTAGCATGCAAGAACAAGAAGATATCATTCTTAATGCTGCTGCTAATTGCATCGAAAAAACATCATTACTCGATTTTACAATGTCGGCAGTAGCCAAAGAAGCCGCTATCTCGATGGGCTCAATCTACAAGCATGTTCAATGCAAAGAAGACATCATTTTTGCCCTCGCTATTCGTGTTTTCAAACACTACAGTATGATTTTTAAAGAAATCCTCGAGCTTCCACTCACAACACCCGAGCGGATCATGGGCATTACTTTATTGAACCCAATGAAAATGCAACTTTACCCATTTGATACTCACTTAGATGCTTTTGTGGCCAATGAGTTAGTGGTAACGAAAACCTCTCCCTTGTGGACAGAGCGAATGATTAGCGCGCATCAACATTGTGAAGAAATCTTCTATCAAACAATGAAACAGGCGGTGCAAAACAACGAGCTTATCTGTGATGATGAAAATGAAATCGAAGCAATGATTGATGAAATTAATCTTGGTGGCTGGTCATTAACCGTGGGCTATCAAAATGTCGAAAGGATCACACAAATTCGCCAAATTGCACTAGGCACAGCGCAATTACATGAACCGGTCGCTAGCGATTCTGCGATTGTGCGAATTTTTACACGCTTGATTAACTCTTACCAATGGCAAACGCCGCTCGATAAAGCGGGCATTGAAAAAACAGTGCAATTATTGATTGCTCGTAATTTACGCTAA
- the maiA gene encoding maleylacetoacetate isomerase, giving the protein MKLYSYFRSSAAYRVRIALNLKQIDHELIPVNLLKSEQQGDEYVSKNPQGLLPALETEQGVLAQSLAILEWLEETQPNTPALLPADPWQKAQVRNVCYAIACDIHPIDNLRVLKYLSSELGADDDTKNTWYRHWIEIGFAKIESQLGNGPFCFGDKPTLADLCLVPQVFNAHRFKVDMSQFPKIAAIYQHCNTIPAFIDAAPENQIDAA; this is encoded by the coding sequence ATGAAACTTTACAGCTATTTTCGCTCATCAGCCGCCTATCGGGTGCGTATTGCACTCAATTTGAAACAGATTGACCATGAGCTTATTCCGGTTAATTTACTCAAATCAGAGCAACAAGGTGATGAATACGTCAGTAAAAACCCGCAAGGTTTGTTGCCCGCCCTTGAAACAGAGCAAGGTGTGCTTGCACAATCATTGGCGATTTTAGAGTGGCTAGAAGAAACCCAGCCTAATACTCCAGCACTGCTGCCAGCCGATCCGTGGCAAAAAGCGCAAGTGCGTAACGTGTGTTATGCCATCGCTTGCGATATTCACCCGATTGATAATTTACGAGTATTAAAATATTTAAGCAGTGAGTTGGGTGCAGATGACGATACTAAAAATACCTGGTATCGCCATTGGATTGAAATAGGCTTTGCCAAAATTGAAAGCCAACTTGGCAATGGACCATTTTGCTTTGGCGACAAACCGACTCTTGCGGATTTATGTTTAGTGCCGCAAGTATTCAACGCCCACCGCTTTAAAGTCGATATGAGTCAATTTCCAAAAATTGCAGCCATTTATCAGCATTGCAATACCATACCAGCCTTTATTGACGCCGCGCCCGAAAACCAAATCGACGCAGCATAG
- the hmgA gene encoding homogentisate 1,2-dioxygenase: MTALNYMTGFGNEFETEALSGALPVGQFSPQKVKYDLYAEQFNVTAFTAPRADNRRNWFYRIRPSVIQGDYQAIDNGLIRTAPITEAVTPPTMFRWDPVAIPSEKTDFIDGLKTMAANGSAQGQAGVGIHVYVANQSMQGRYFYNADGELLFVPQLGALVLHTECGKLAIKPGEIAVIPRGIKFSVELLDESARGYICENYGNPYVLAERGPVGANGYANDRDFQYPVAAFEDLEGDFELVAKFNGNLFRCDIGHSPLDVVAWTGNSAPYKYDLSRFCTMNTVSYDHPDPSIFTVLTSPSGTPGVANLDFVVFPPRWMVAENTFRPPYYHRNIMSEFMGLIEGVYDAKEKGFVPGGMSLHNCMSPHGPEADVFEKASNADLKPQRYENTMAFMFESRYVISPTKFALEGDHLQKDYAKCWQKIEKKFTGQA; encoded by the coding sequence ATGACCGCACTTAATTACATGACTGGATTTGGTAACGAATTCGAAACAGAAGCATTATCAGGTGCCCTGCCTGTCGGCCAGTTCAGCCCACAAAAAGTAAAATACGACCTCTATGCTGAGCAGTTTAATGTCACTGCATTTACGGCGCCTCGTGCTGATAACCGCCGTAATTGGTTTTATCGTATTCGCCCATCTGTGATCCAAGGTGATTATCAAGCAATCGATAATGGTTTAATTCGCACTGCCCCCATTACCGAAGCCGTTACCCCTCCAACTATGTTCCGCTGGGATCCGGTTGCTATTCCAAGCGAAAAAACTGACTTTATCGATGGCTTAAAAACCATGGCAGCCAATGGCAGTGCCCAAGGTCAAGCGGGTGTCGGTATTCATGTGTACGTGGCTAATCAATCCATGCAAGGGCGCTATTTTTATAATGCCGATGGCGAGCTTTTATTTGTGCCTCAGCTTGGTGCCTTGGTGCTTCACACTGAATGTGGCAAGCTGGCAATCAAACCCGGCGAAATCGCGGTGATCCCGCGCGGTATTAAGTTCAGCGTAGAATTACTCGATGAGTCGGCTCGTGGTTATATTTGTGAAAACTACGGCAATCCTTATGTTTTAGCCGAACGTGGCCCTGTCGGTGCCAACGGTTATGCCAATGATCGTGATTTCCAATACCCTGTGGCGGCTTTTGAAGATCTTGAAGGTGACTTTGAGCTTGTTGCAAAATTTAACGGCAATTTATTTCGCTGTGATATCGGTCACTCACCGCTTGATGTGGTTGCATGGACAGGAAATAGCGCGCCATACAAATATGATTTAAGCCGCTTTTGTACCATGAACACCGTCAGTTACGACCATCCCGATCCGTCTATCTTCACCGTGCTCACCTCACCATCCGGCACGCCGGGTGTGGCCAATCTTGATTTTGTGGTGTTTCCGCCACGTTGGATGGTAGCAGAAAATACCTTTAGACCGCCTTATTATCACCGTAATATCATGAGTGAATTCATGGGCTTAATTGAAGGTGTGTATGATGCTAAAGAAAAAGGCTTTGTCCCAGGCGGCATGAGTTTACACAACTGTATGTCACCGCATGGCCCAGAAGCAGACGTATTTGAAAAAGCCTCTAATGCCGACCTTAAACCACAACGCTACGAAAACACCATGGCCTTTATGTTCGAATCGCGTTATGTTATTTCACCAACTAAGTTCGCACTTGAAGGGGATCACTTGCAAAAAGATTACGCCAAGTGCTGGCAAAAAATTGAAAAGAAATTCACCGGTCAAGCATAA